A genomic stretch from Veillonellaceae bacterium includes:
- the mqnC gene encoding dehypoxanthine futalosine cyclase — MRVLNQADAVAMLTDADILELGRQANAVREQFHPSNIVTFVIDRNINYTNVCTNECRFCAFYRSKEHSDAYLLPQNVIMEKIQETVDAGGTQIMLQGGLHPDLGLDYYLGLLQTIKKAFNITIHSFSPAEIVHMAHKSSLSIKETLYRLKSAGLDSLPGGGAEILVDEVRQRVSPKKISAGSWLEVMEAAHDVGLETTATMVIGMGETYVQRIEHMEKVRALQQKTGGFRAFIMWSFQPGNTVLGGGKVSSWDYLKTLAVARIYLNNFSHVQGSWVTQGQNIGQLTLAFGANDLGSIMLEENVVKAAGTSYNMSIERMVNMIRAAGRIPAQRDTEYNIIKRFD, encoded by the coding sequence ATGAGGGTTTTAAACCAGGCCGATGCGGTAGCCATGCTGACTGACGCCGATATTCTAGAACTAGGCCGGCAGGCAAATGCAGTTCGGGAGCAATTTCATCCCAGCAATATCGTAACCTTTGTTATTGACCGTAATATAAACTACACTAATGTATGTACTAATGAGTGTCGTTTCTGCGCCTTTTACCGCTCCAAGGAACACAGTGACGCGTACCTTTTGCCGCAGAATGTGATAATGGAAAAAATCCAGGAAACAGTCGATGCTGGCGGTACCCAAATTATGCTGCAAGGCGGTCTGCATCCAGATTTAGGGTTAGATTACTATCTTGGACTACTGCAGACAATTAAGAAGGCTTTTAATATAACCATTCATTCCTTCTCGCCGGCTGAAATTGTCCACATGGCACATAAAAGCAGCTTATCGATAAAAGAAACGCTGTATCGTCTAAAATCAGCCGGACTTGATTCGCTGCCGGGCGGTGGGGCTGAGATACTAGTTGATGAGGTGAGACAACGGGTTAGTCCCAAGAAAATCAGTGCCGGCAGTTGGTTAGAAGTTATGGAAGCGGCTCATGATGTCGGTCTGGAAACTACGGCAACAATGGTTATCGGCATGGGGGAAACATACGTTCAGCGGATTGAACATATGGAAAAGGTACGGGCTTTACAGCAAAAAACGGGCGGCTTTCGGGCTTTTATAATGTGGTCGTTCCAACCCGGCAATACCGTTTTAGGGGGCGGAAAGGTTTCCTCTTGGGATTACTTAAAAACGTTGGCTGTTGCTCGGATATACTTAAATAACTTCAGCCATGTTCAAGGGTCATGGGTTACCCAGGGCCAGAATATCGGCCAGTTGACGCTGGCCTTTGGCGCGAATGACCTTGGCAGTATTATGCTTGAAGAAAATGTCGTTAAAGCGGCGGGAACTTCATACAACATGTCAATCGAAAGAATGGTCAATATGATTCGGGCAGCAGGGCGAATTCCTGCTCAGCGTGATACCGAATACAACATAATTAAGCGGTTTGATTAA
- a CDS encoding menaquinone biosynthesis protein yields MKEPRLGHINFINCLPLTYGLTHGGFGQGLTVERNIPARLNEQMIAGLLDASSVSSIVYARNCERLLILPDVSISANGALESILLVAKRPIDQLKDARIALTAKSATSHCLLKIILHNAYKASPEYFISGISLEAGVLEEADAVLFIGDEALYNYHNRHDEYYYYDIGAEWKKLTGLRMVYALWVIDRRFAADYPNHVHTLYESVTRGFAYGLKHLNDAAATQIGKVPFTTQQITHYIGLLNYQFTPAHWQGLLTFYQLGHELGLIEDVPDLEFAEVVK; encoded by the coding sequence ATGAAAGAACCACGTTTGGGTCATATAAACTTTATTAATTGCTTGCCCTTAACCTATGGTTTAACTCACGGTGGTTTTGGACAAGGGCTTACTGTAGAGCGAAATATTCCGGCTAGACTTAACGAGCAAATGATTGCCGGACTGTTAGACGCAAGTTCGGTTTCATCGATAGTTTACGCCCGAAACTGCGAAAGATTATTGATCTTGCCCGATGTTTCGATTAGCGCAAATGGAGCACTTGAGAGTATTTTATTGGTAGCAAAAAGGCCCATTGATCAATTAAAAGATGCCCGAATCGCTTTAACAGCCAAGTCGGCGACTTCACACTGCCTGCTTAAAATAATATTACATAATGCCTATAAGGCATCGCCTGAGTATTTTATCAGCGGTATATCGCTCGAGGCTGGTGTGCTTGAAGAAGCTGATGCTGTACTATTTATTGGTGATGAAGCGCTTTATAACTATCATAATCGTCATGATGAGTATTACTATTATGACATAGGTGCTGAATGGAAGAAGCTGACCGGACTTAGAATGGTATATGCATTGTGGGTGATAGACCGCAGATTTGCAGCAGACTATCCAAATCATGTACATACGCTATACGAAAGTGTCACCAGAGGTTTTGCTTACGGTCTAAAGCATCTTAATGATGCCGCGGCAACTCAAATTGGCAAGGTTCCCTTTACAACTCAGCAAATTACGCACTATATAGGGTTGTTAAATTATCAATTTACCCCAGCCCACTGGCAGGGACTGCTTACTTTTTACCAATTGGGTCATGAGTTAGGGCTGATTGAGGATGTTCCTGACCTTGAGTTCGCGGAGGTAGTAAAATGA
- the purE gene encoding 5-(carboxyamino)imidazole ribonucleotide mutase — MKVAIIMGSDSDWPILEPAVKLLADFKIETEVVVASAHRTPDKVHTFAAGAKERGVKAIIAAAGAAAHLPGVVASFTTLPVIGVPINSTSLNGLDALLSIVQMPSGIPVATMAVNGAKNAAIFAAQILATENRELADKMVQYRQDMAFEVEQKAAKVLSKQ, encoded by the coding sequence ATGAAAGTAGCTATTATTATGGGTAGTGATTCTGACTGGCCTATTCTTGAGCCGGCTGTAAAACTGCTTGCTGACTTTAAAATTGAGACAGAAGTTGTAGTTGCATCAGCCCATCGTACACCTGATAAAGTTCATACTTTTGCAGCCGGTGCAAAAGAGCGCGGTGTAAAAGCAATCATTGCTGCGGCCGGGGCAGCTGCTCATCTGCCAGGGGTAGTGGCTAGCTTTACGACACTTCCAGTAATCGGAGTACCGATAAATAGTACCTCATTAAACGGTTTGGACGCTCTGTTAAGTATTGTTCAGATGCCGTCCGGAATCCCGGTCGCGACTATGGCGGTAAACGGGGCCAAAAATGCAGCAATATTTGCTGCTCAAATTTTAGCAACTGAAAACCGAGAGCTTGCTGATAAGATGGTTCAATACCGTCAAGATATGGCGTTTGAGGTTGAGCAAAAGGCAGCCAAAGTATTGTCAAAACAATAA
- the pdaB gene encoding polysaccharide deacetylase family sporulation protein PdaB → MIINLRRFFYHRHIFYSIIGLFAIGTLYVQVADMIDTGPIAIAGTRTDQKVVALTFDHSWGNKFTPSILDTLKQNDVKVTFFIMGPWSQKYPEVAKRMVADGHQIGSHGYRHENYGDMSAEWVREDMQKAHNLIKEVTGVDATLIRPPNGHYSKQSLKVADELGYKTIIWNVDSLDWKNPGRDVIVERVMKRLKPGAIILMHASDTPVQTADALPILLQKIKAEGYQIVTVGELMTNYAEKGVQRH, encoded by the coding sequence ATGATAATAAATTTACGGCGCTTTTTCTATCATCGTCATATTTTTTACAGTATTATCGGGTTATTTGCAATTGGTACTCTTTATGTCCAAGTAGCGGATATGATTGATACCGGCCCGATAGCCATTGCTGGAACACGTACCGATCAAAAAGTTGTTGCGCTGACGTTTGACCATTCTTGGGGGAATAAATTTACGCCGTCCATATTGGATACGTTAAAACAAAATGATGTTAAGGTAACTTTCTTCATCATGGGGCCATGGTCGCAGAAGTATCCTGAAGTAGCTAAACGAATGGTTGCAGATGGACATCAAATTGGAAGCCATGGCTATCGACATGAAAACTATGGTGATATGTCGGCCGAATGGGTTCGTGAGGACATGCAGAAAGCTCATAACCTGATTAAGGAAGTTACTGGCGTCGATGCTACCCTAATCAGACCGCCTAACGGTCACTATAGCAAGCAGTCATTAAAAGTGGCTGATGAATTAGGATATAAAACAATTATTTGGAATGTTGATTCACTGGATTGGAAAAACCCGGGACGCGATGTTATTGTTGAAAGAGTTATGAAACGACTAAAGCCTGGAGCAATTATTTTAATGCATGCATCGGATACACCGGTGCAGACAGCCGATGCGCTACCGATTCTGCTGCAGAAGATTAAAGCTGAAGGCTATCAAATAGTGACTGTCGGCGAGTTAATGACAAATTATGCTGAAAAAGGTGTTCAACGCCATTAA
- a CDS encoding amidophosphoribosyltransferase: protein MILDLENDKLHEECGVFGIYSRQHNVTLDTYWGLYALQHRGQESAGIAVTDGAWMDVHRGMGLVSEVFRHQLPYMENQHIAIGHVRYSTTGSSLLVNTQPLMVSFSGGHLSLAHNGNLTNASKLRLKLEKTGSAFQTSIDSEVIVTLIARSRKERIEDKILESLTHIEGAYCLVLMTENKLIGIRDPHGFRPLCLGKVGDGWVLSSESCALDTIGAEFVRDIEPGEMVVIDDKGITSARFGSEDRRSLCVFEYIYFARPDSVIDGQSVYAARFKMGRELAKESGFKADIVISVPDSGTTAALGFSYESGIPFAEGLIKNRYIGRTFIQPDQKKRDLSVQIKLNAVKSVVKGKSIIMVDDSIVRGTTSGKIVRMLKEAGAKEVHMCVSSPPIGFPCYYGIDTSVRKELIAANKQVEEIRQYIGADSLHYLSLDGLMKSVPNINHQKMCYACFNCDYPADIPCEGNCASNKFVFEQGARR, encoded by the coding sequence ATGATATTAGACCTGGAGAACGACAAACTGCATGAGGAGTGCGGTGTTTTTGGCATTTATTCACGGCAGCATAATGTAACCCTTGATACCTATTGGGGTCTCTATGCCTTGCAGCATAGGGGTCAAGAGAGCGCCGGTATTGCGGTTACAGACGGAGCTTGGATGGACGTCCATCGCGGCATGGGACTGGTTAGCGAAGTGTTTCGCCACCAATTGCCGTATATGGAAAACCAGCATATTGCCATCGGTCACGTGCGGTATTCAACAACTGGTTCCAGTCTTTTAGTTAATACTCAGCCGCTAATGGTATCTTTTTCAGGCGGTCATTTAAGTTTGGCGCATAACGGCAATTTAACTAATGCCAGCAAGCTAAGGCTGAAGCTTGAGAAAACAGGAAGCGCTTTTCAAACCTCAATCGATAGTGAGGTTATTGTAACTTTGATTGCCAGATCCCGCAAGGAAAGAATTGAAGATAAGATTCTGGAAAGTTTGACGCATATTGAAGGTGCTTATTGTCTTGTGCTGATGACCGAGAACAAATTAATCGGTATTCGCGATCCGCATGGTTTCCGGCCGCTTTGCTTAGGAAAAGTCGGTGATGGTTGGGTGCTTTCTTCTGAATCATGCGCTTTAGATACCATCGGTGCTGAGTTTGTTCGTGATATCGAGCCCGGTGAAATGGTAGTCATTGATGATAAGGGCATAACATCAGCTAGGTTTGGCAGCGAAGACCGCCGGTCGTTATGTGTTTTTGAATATATTTATTTTGCCCGCCCCGACAGTGTTATTGATGGTCAAAGCGTCTACGCTGCCCGGTTCAAAATGGGCCGCGAATTGGCAAAAGAGAGCGGATTTAAGGCCGATATTGTTATTTCAGTGCCGGACTCGGGAACGACTGCCGCTTTAGGGTTTAGTTATGAATCTGGGATACCATTTGCCGAGGGCTTAATTAAAAACCGTTATATTGGCCGCACCTTTATCCAGCCAGATCAAAAGAAACGCGATCTTAGTGTACAGATAAAGCTAAATGCCGTAAAATCGGTAGTTAAGGGAAAATCAATAATAATGGTAGATGACTCAATTGTCCGAGGGACAACTAGCGGCAAAATTGTCCGCATGCTAAAAGAAGCCGGCGCCAAAGAAGTGCACATGTGCGTCAGCTCTCCGCCCATAGGCTTCCCTTGTTACTATGGCATCGATACTTCTGTCCGTAAGGAATTAATTGCTGCCAACAAACAGGTGGAAGAAATTAGACAGTATATAGGGGCAGATTCGTTACACTATCTCTCGCTTGATGGTCTGATGAAATCGGTTCCAAATATAAATCATCAAAAGATGTGCTATGCTTGTTTTAATTGTGATTACCCAGCTGATATTCCGTGTGAGGGCAATTGTGCAAGTAATAAGTTTGTTTTCGAGCAGGGCGCTAGGCGATAA
- a CDS encoding phosphoribosylaminoimidazolesuccinocarboxamide synthase has protein sequence MAKLLYEGKAKQIFATDNENEYLVYFKDDATAFNGEKKGTIQSKGMLNNKISAFFFNLLAENGIPHHFISMVSDREMLVKKLEILKVEVVVRNIAAGSLAKRIGWEEGTKLPTTILEMYYKNDELGDPLINNYHIKAMGLATEAQVAKMEEYALKINEVLTGYLKAKKIELIDFKLEFGLNNGEVILGDEISPDTCRFWDSVTGEKLDKDRFRCDLGNVEEAYKEVLQRLTGEAV, from the coding sequence ATGGCAAAATTGTTGTATGAAGGAAAAGCAAAGCAAATATTTGCAACCGACAATGAAAACGAGTACCTGGTATATTTTAAAGATGATGCTACCGCTTTTAATGGTGAAAAAAAGGGAACTATTCAAAGCAAAGGTATGCTGAATAACAAAATTTCCGCCTTTTTCTTTAATCTGCTTGCTGAAAATGGTATTCCGCATCACTTCATCTCTATGGTAAGCGACCGCGAAATGCTTGTAAAAAAGCTAGAGATTTTGAAAGTAGAAGTGGTTGTTCGCAACATTGCCGCTGGCAGCCTCGCTAAGCGAATCGGTTGGGAAGAAGGAACAAAACTGCCTACTACTATTTTAGAAATGTACTATAAAAATGATGAACTCGGCGACCCGCTGATTAATAATTATCATATCAAAGCAATGGGGTTAGCTACTGAAGCGCAAGTAGCTAAAATGGAAGAGTACGCTTTGAAAATTAATGAAGTTCTGACTGGATATTTGAAAGCCAAGAAAATTGAGCTGATTGATTTTAAATTAGAGTTTGGCCTAAATAACGGTGAAGTGATTCTTGGTGACGAGATTTCTCCTGATACCTGCCGTTTCTGGGATAGCGTGACTGGCGAAAAGCTTGATAAAGACCGTTTCCGCTGTGATCTGGGCAATGTGGAAGAAGCTTATAAAGAAGTGCTGCAGCGCTTAACTGGCGAGGCTGTATGA
- a CDS encoding MTAP family purine nucleoside phosphorylase, which yields MNLLNTEFAVIGGSGTLSSDFPLGAQDEGVKILADDLEFETPYGLSPAFRLFSVDGKQVLTCKMHGWRSGVSRADASRQIFWALREAGVKRIISEGGVGSVNHLLDPRDFIIPSDYLDLSVRKDVGLEGRYLLVMRDALCPEMRKTLLDTTKEHFDGRIFSRGVYAVTDGRHFESPAEVSMMRGHADIVGQSLCPEVYLAREIGACYAGLYFVVNYGEGVVKDWSHQDLHDIFYNDAPMISRIILDTIRKLSAQGQCECRDLRKETLLKGIYNK from the coding sequence ATGAATTTACTAAATACCGAATTTGCCGTCATTGGCGGCTCTGGTACATTATCAAGCGATTTTCCACTTGGCGCACAAGATGAAGGTGTGAAAATTCTTGCAGATGACTTGGAGTTTGAAACACCTTATGGACTTAGTCCGGCATTTCGTCTCTTTAGCGTTGACGGTAAGCAGGTGCTGACTTGTAAAATGCACGGCTGGCGTAGCGGTGTAAGCAGGGCTGATGCTTCGCGGCAGATTTTTTGGGCGTTGAGAGAAGCCGGTGTAAAACGCATAATCAGCGAAGGCGGTGTGGGTTCAGTTAATCACCTGCTTGATCCGCGTGATTTTATTATTCCAAGTGACTATCTCGATTTATCTGTGCGTAAAGATGTCGGTTTAGAGGGAAGATATTTGTTAGTGATGCGTGACGCGTTATGTCCGGAAATGCGAAAAACGCTCCTCGATACAACTAAGGAACATTTTGACGGCCGAATTTTTTCCCGCGGTGTATACGCTGTAACTGACGGCCGGCATTTTGAAAGCCCGGCCGAAGTCAGCATGATGCGCGGCCATGCAGATATTGTCGGGCAAAGTTTGTGCCCTGAGGTTTATTTGGCGAGAGAAATTGGCGCTTGTTATGCGGGATTGTATTTTGTTGTAAACTATGGTGAGGGCGTTGTTAAAGATTGGTCGCACCAAGATCTGCATGATATTTTCTATAACGATGCGCCGATGATTAGCCGGATTATACTTGATACTATCAGAAAACTTTCAGCCCAAGGTCAATGTGAGTGCCGTGACCTTCGCAAAGAAACACTACTCAAGGGTATTTACAACAAGTAG
- the guaA gene encoding glutamine-hydrolyzing GMP synthase, translating into MANQKEMVLIMDFGGQYSQLIARRIRECGVYCEIAPYNIAINKIVDYQPRGIIFSGGPSSVYSERAPRCDEKVFKLGIPILGICYGMQLTANMLGGKVAHAQSREYGNTNFFVDSSEDLLAQISPETQVWMSHGDYIEIPPKGFKVTGHTNSTPVAAMSNNDEKIYGVQFHPEVVHTPEGLKILRNFLFNICGCSGDWNMGSFVDQAIQKIRDQVGNKRVLCALSGGIDSSVAAVLVHRAVGDQLTCVFVNHGFLRKGEPEQVVKTFRDGFNMNLVYVDAVDRFMDRMAGVTDPEQKRKIIGEEFIRVFESEAAKLGEIDFLVQGTLYPDVIESGTETAAVIKSHHNVGGLPEDMTFKLVEPLRDLFKDEVRAVAREINLPEDIVWRQPFPGPGLAIRIIGEVTKERLDILREADSIVYQEIKIAGLYRKVWQSFAILPAMKSVGVMGDERTYAYTIGLRIVESEDGMTADWVRLPYEVLDTISRRIVNEVKDVNRIVYDITSKPPSTIEWE; encoded by the coding sequence ATGGCCAACCAAAAAGAAATGGTGCTGATAATGGATTTCGGCGGACAGTACAGTCAGTTGATTGCACGCCGTATCCGTGAATGCGGTGTGTACTGCGAAATAGCGCCCTATAATATTGCTATCAATAAGATTGTCGACTATCAACCAAGAGGAATTATATTCTCAGGCGGCCCATCAAGCGTTTACAGTGAAAGAGCCCCAAGATGCGATGAAAAAGTATTCAAGTTAGGAATTCCTATTTTGGGCATTTGCTACGGCATGCAGCTTACAGCTAATATGTTGGGCGGTAAGGTGGCGCATGCGCAATCGCGCGAATACGGCAATACCAACTTCTTCGTTGATAGTTCCGAAGACCTATTGGCCCAAATCAGCCCTGAAACTCAAGTTTGGATGAGTCATGGCGATTATATAGAAATACCACCCAAAGGATTTAAGGTTACTGGCCATACTAACAGCACTCCGGTAGCAGCAATGTCTAATAATGATGAAAAGATTTACGGTGTTCAGTTCCATCCTGAGGTTGTACATACACCCGAAGGACTGAAAATTCTCCGCAACTTCTTGTTTAATATCTGCGGCTGCAGCGGTGATTGGAATATGGGGTCCTTTGTAGACCAAGCTATCCAAAAAATCCGCGACCAAGTCGGTAATAAGCGGGTGCTATGCGCTTTGAGCGGCGGTATTGATTCATCAGTTGCAGCTGTGCTTGTTCATCGTGCTGTAGGCGACCAATTAACCTGTGTTTTTGTTAATCATGGTTTCTTGCGCAAAGGTGAACCAGAACAAGTAGTAAAAACCTTCCGCGATGGTTTTAATATGAATTTGGTTTACGTCGATGCTGTTGATAGATTTATGGATAGAATGGCCGGTGTAACCGATCCTGAACAAAAACGTAAAATTATCGGCGAAGAATTTATTCGTGTCTTTGAATCTGAAGCAGCCAAGCTCGGCGAAATTGATTTCTTAGTTCAAGGCACGCTTTATCCTGATGTTATTGAGAGCGGTACTGAGACAGCTGCTGTAATTAAGAGCCATCATAATGTTGGCGGGTTGCCTGAAGATATGACCTTTAAATTAGTTGAGCCTCTAAGAGACTTGTTTAAGGATGAAGTTAGGGCAGTTGCGCGGGAAATTAATCTGCCAGAAGATATTGTCTGGCGGCAGCCGTTCCCTGGTCCCGGTCTTGCAATTCGTATCATCGGCGAAGTCACTAAGGAGCGGCTTGATATTCTTAGAGAAGCCGATTCGATTGTCTATCAAGAAATTAAAATAGCGGGTCTCTACCGTAAGGTTTGGCAGTCCTTTGCTATTCTGCCGGCCATGAAGAGCGTTGGGGTCATGGGGGATGAACGTACCTACGCTTACACTATCGGTTTAAGAATAGTTGAAAGTGAAGACGGCATGACTGCCGACTGGGTTCGTCTGCCTTATGAAGTCCTAGATACAATTTCACGGCGTATTGTAAATGAGGTAAAAGATGTTAACCGTATCGTCTATGATATCACCTCCAAACCGCCATCCACTATCGAATGGGAATAG
- a CDS encoding NCS2 family permease produces MLDKFFQFSARKTDLSTEIMAGITTFMTMAYILFVNPSILGAAGMDKNAVLLATALGAGIVTIMMGLFVNYPIALAPGMGLNAFYAFTVVIGMGVPWQTALGAVFISGIIFVLLTVTQVRQLLVEGMPASLKHAITVGIGLFITVVGLKLSGIMSIRLSLIPPTLEKIIAGNGNGTPLSFETIIEMGKLADKNVLLAVFGLIFIAVLMSRNIKGSMLIGILVTSIMGILMGLVNIPAGFSPVAIPDFSQNYFFQLDIIGAINMGLMTIIFTFTFVELFDTMGTLVGTASKAGLMDKNGKFPGIGKAMAVDATGVSIGALLGTSTITAFVESAAGVGAGGRTGFSAIVCGILFFLALFFTPIVGLIPDAATAPALIIVGALMLEGVRKIDFSDFTESLPAFLTIVLMPFTYSIANGISAGLVMYPLLKLITGRGREVHWIVYVLAALVIARFLFLAE; encoded by the coding sequence ATGTTAGACAAGTTTTTTCAGTTTAGCGCACGGAAAACAGATTTAAGCACTGAGATCATGGCCGGTATTACCACATTCATGACGATGGCGTATATCCTGTTTGTAAATCCTAGTATCTTAGGAGCGGCAGGCATGGACAAAAACGCCGTATTGCTGGCTACTGCACTTGGTGCAGGAATTGTAACTATCATGATGGGCTTATTTGTTAACTATCCGATTGCGCTAGCTCCCGGCATGGGTCTGAATGCCTTTTATGCTTTCACTGTAGTTATTGGTATGGGCGTACCCTGGCAAACTGCTTTAGGGGCGGTCTTTATCTCTGGTATTATTTTTGTTTTATTGACTGTTACTCAAGTTCGCCAACTGCTTGTTGAAGGGATGCCAGCTTCACTTAAGCACGCTATTACTGTTGGTATTGGGCTGTTTATAACCGTAGTTGGTTTAAAACTATCGGGGATAATGAGTATTAGGCTGTCGCTTATTCCGCCAACGTTGGAAAAAATCATTGCCGGTAATGGCAATGGGACGCCGCTGTCCTTTGAAACTATTATCGAAATGGGAAAGCTGGCCGATAAAAATGTTTTATTAGCCGTTTTTGGTCTGATATTTATTGCTGTTCTGATGTCTCGCAATATCAAAGGTTCGATGCTTATTGGTATTCTTGTAACTAGTATCATGGGAATTCTTATGGGGCTAGTAAACATTCCGGCCGGATTCTCACCGGTTGCTATACCTGATTTCAGCCAGAATTACTTCTTCCAACTGGATATTATCGGCGCGATTAATATGGGTTTAATGACAATTATCTTTACTTTTACTTTTGTTGAGTTATTTGATACTATGGGCACCCTTGTCGGTACAGCTAGCAAGGCTGGCCTTATGGATAAAAACGGGAAATTCCCTGGTATCGGCAAAGCGATGGCTGTCGATGCTACCGGTGTCAGCATTGGCGCATTGCTTGGTACCAGTACGATTACAGCCTTTGTTGAAAGCGCGGCTGGTGTTGGTGCGGGCGGCCGTACTGGTTTCTCGGCAATCGTTTGCGGCATTCTCTTTTTCCTGGCGCTGTTCTTTACGCCAATAGTAGGGCTTATCCCTGATGCTGCTACTGCTCCGGCCCTAATAATCGTAGGCGCCTTAATGCTTGAAGGTGTGCGTAAAATCGATTTCAGCGATTTTACTGAATCGCTGCCTGCCTTCCTAACTATTGTACTTATGCCCTTCACTTATAGTATTGCTAACGGTATTTCTGCCGGTCTGGTTATGTATCCGCTGCTCAAATTAATTACCGGACGCGGCCGTGAGGTTCACTGGATAGTCTACGTGCTGGCAGCACTGGTAATCGCAAGGTTTTTATTCTTAGCTGAATAA
- the mqnE gene encoding aminofutalosine synthase MqnE has protein sequence MDIIASAKQKIRNHGRLDFAEALALYQANDLLELASLARSVKEHKSGKSVYYNVNRHINLTNICGSRCPLCAFGCDADSKGAFTLEKADVVRIVQQTAADTPDLAEIHMVSALHPDKPFDYYLDIVATVKGLLPNIHLKAFTPVEIVHFAQKAGLDFRQVLQQLKDAGLDSLPGGGAEILDDNIRKIICPNKATTKEWIEVITTAHELGIPTNATMLYGHVETIEHRIKHLLTLREIQDQTQGFQAFVAFPFHPANTGFSDLTRVSSWEDLKMIALARLVLDNVDHIKAFWMMLTLPIAQMSLAFGADDLDGTVVEEKIIHAAGAKTKKGITKAEIVKLISETGYRPVERDTFYKPIGTLG, from the coding sequence ATGGATATTATTGCATCTGCGAAACAAAAAATCAGGAACCATGGGCGATTGGACTTTGCTGAGGCGCTGGCGCTTTATCAAGCAAATGACTTATTAGAATTAGCCAGTCTCGCTCGCAGCGTTAAAGAACATAAGAGCGGGAAGTCTGTATATTACAATGTTAACCGTCATATTAATCTGACGAACATCTGTGGTTCACGCTGTCCGTTATGCGCATTTGGCTGCGATGCCGACAGCAAAGGAGCTTTTACTTTAGAAAAGGCGGATGTTGTGCGCATAGTTCAGCAGACAGCTGCCGACACGCCGGACTTAGCCGAGATTCACATGGTCAGCGCCCTGCATCCGGACAAGCCTTTTGACTATTACCTTGATATTGTAGCGACTGTTAAAGGACTGCTGCCGAATATTCACCTGAAAGCATTTACCCCGGTAGAGATAGTTCATTTTGCCCAAAAAGCCGGGCTTGATTTTCGTCAAGTTCTGCAGCAACTTAAAGATGCGGGTTTAGATTCGCTGCCTGGCGGTGGCGCAGAAATCCTTGACGATAATATTCGGAAGATAATTTGCCCTAATAAAGCAACAACCAAGGAATGGATTGAGGTTATCACAACGGCCCACGAACTTGGTATTCCGACGAATGCCACAATGCTTTACGGGCATGTTGAGACTATCGAACATCGGATCAAGCACCTGCTGACCCTGCGCGAAATACAAGATCAAACGCAAGGTTTCCAGGCTTTTGTAGCGTTTCCTTTTCATCCGGCTAATACTGGTTTTTCTGATTTAACCAGAGTTTCATCTTGGGAAGATTTGAAAATGATTGCCTTAGCGCGGTTGGTTTTGGATAATGTTGATCACATTAAAGCTTTCTGGATGATGCTGACCTTACCTATTGCGCAAATGTCCTTGGCCTTTGGTGCTGACGATTTGGACGGTACTGTTGTTGAAGAAAAAATCATTCATGCCGCTGGGGCTAAGACCAAAAAGGGAATTACTAAAGCTGAGATAGTTAAGTTAATCAGTGAGACTGGTTATCGGCCGGTCGAGCGTGATACATTCTATAAACCGATCGGTACCTTGGGTTAG